In Trichoderma breve strain T069 chromosome 4, whole genome shotgun sequence, the following proteins share a genomic window:
- a CDS encoding methyltransferase domain-containing protein — MVTKKRKSRKGTRQQEPEKTSPRDAKPQSADGTDDDDQTIKTSQEECEEKGADTDHVEDEDEDNDEDDDKFEVASLYPASQFPRGALSTYRSGGGHFIMGDSRAMASDLASTRSLWTMDLDYRELHGRRYCRDYYMPNDELEQLRATLLHQVFLHIFDGELTLAPLEEPPTHILDVGTGTGDWAIRMAEMYPECEVVGTDISAIAETESVPVNVFFEIEDAEDWDRPPDHYDMIHMRYLMGSFRDWRFVYDCAYYSLKPGGWIEVIDFEGFDGTICIDHFPPESPIHSLFKDIHKAADLAGRNLSMDHLDALQLLNAGFVDVRVMEYSLPMVFDGIESSALRLLTEHLGWDPEECKAVCEQVAREIANLSRKDSAKDLVIKLRLAIARKPVQAPKSEATWPAEEPLSLRPRKEEETAETESRQDEVPPPSGDITEPHPLRDAVLIDTH, encoded by the exons ATGGTGACAAAGAAGCGAAAAAGTCGGAAGGGGACTCGTCAACAGGAGCCGGAAAAGACATCTCCCCGCGACGCCAAGCCACAGAGCGCCGATGGCACAGACGACGATGATCAAACCATCAAGACTAGTCAGGAGGAATGTGAAGAAAAGGGCGCCGACACTGACCAtgtggaagacgaagatgaagacaatgacgaagacgatgacaaaTTCGAGGTAGCTTCTCTTTACCCAGCGAGCCAGTTCCCCCGTGGCGCGCTGAGCACCTACAGATCAGGTGGCGGCCATTTTATTATGGGGGATTCACGAGCGATGGCTTCAGACCT AGCGTCCACTCGATCTCTATGGACCATGGACCTGGACTATCGAGAGCTTCATGGTCGTAGGTATTGTCGCGACTATTACATGCCAAACGAtgagcttgagcagctgcGTGCGACTTTGCTCCATCAAGTTTTCCTCCACATTTTCGATGGAGAACTCACTCTTGCCCCGCTTGAGGAGCCGCCGACGCATATTCTCGATGTTGGAACCGGCACCGGAGATTGGGCCATCAGGATGGCGGAGATGTATCCGGAATGTGAGGTTGTAGGCACCGACATATCCGCCATTGCGGAGACCGAGAGCGTTCCTGTCAATGTGTTTTTCGAAAtcgaagatgctgaagactGGGACAGGCCTCCAGATCATTATGATATGATCCACATGCGCTATCTGATGGGGTCATTCCGCGACTGGCGTTTCGTTTACGACTGCGCTTACTACTCGCTCAAGCCTGGCGGATGGATAGAGGTGATTGATTTCGAAGGGTTTGACGGCACTATTTGCATCGACCATTTCCCGCCCGAATCTCCTATCCATTCGTTGTTCAAGGATATCCACAAGGCTGCAGATCTGGCAGGCCGAAATCTGTCCATGGATCACCTAGATGCCTTACAACTATTGAATGCGGGCTTCGTGGATGTTAGAGTGATGGAATATTCTCTTCCCATGGTGTTTG ATGGCATTGAATCATCGGCTTTGCGCCTCCTCACCGAACATCTTGGATGGGACCCCGAGGAGTGCAAGGCCGTCTGCGAGCAGGTAGCCAGGGAGATTGCAAACTTATCGAGAAAAGACTCCGCCAAAGACCTTGTTATTAAGCTTCGACTCGCCATAGCACGGAAACCCGTTCAAGCGCCAAAATCAGAGGCTACTTGGCCGGCAGAAGAACCTCTTAGTCTTAGGCCCCggaaggaggaagaaactGCAGAAACTGAGTCTAGGCAAGACGAAGTGCCTCCTCCAAGTGGCGACATAACGGA
- a CDS encoding major facilitator superfamily domain-containing protein, whose amino-acid sequence MATESNEAAYPPPSPVKDLDDVEHVEKDLKTVVAAVTDRPVHEMYLEAMERYPNDEAIDQADEKRLLRKLDMRILPLLGICYFFYYVDKTTLSYAAIFGIKDDLKLVGDDYSWLSSSFYFGWLIWAIPSNLLMQRSPPAYYLAFNIFMWGALLMCQAAVKNLGGLLALRVLSGAFEAIADPAFMLITSMYYTRAEQPSRISAWYAFNGIGVAGGGLIGYGIGQIKSSLPSWRYEFIIVGAFCAAWGICLFICLPNSPRTIWGFSHDEKLIMIARMRRNQTGVEQNRINWKQIKEAYLDYKTWLFTLLGFVSNIPNGGISNFSTLVIKGLNFDTLHTALLGIPQGVLVVIWIGLGALANKFMPNNCRTLVCALFMLPTIAGALGFLLAPNDAYVGRLICFYLTGSYQASFVISLSLITSNTGGQSKKMIVSGMIWFGACIGNIAGPFFYKANQAPSYHLGIGSLLVANCIELALFFVFRYCFIWENKRKEKLRAEMEERGELIAGELNATAFVDMTDKENPNFVYVY is encoded by the exons ATGGCCACTGAATCAAATGAGGCCGCatatcctcctccttctcctgtAAAGGATTTGGACGACGTTGAACATGTCGAGAAGGATCTCAAGACAGTCGTGGCTGCGGTCACTGACCGCCCGGTGCATGAGATGTACCTGGAGGCCATGGAGCGGTATCCCAATGACGAAGCCATCGACCAAGCTGACGAGAAGCGACTGCTGCGCAAACTGGATATGCGCATCTTGCCCTTGCTAGGCATTTGCTATTTCTTTTAT TATGTGGACAAAACCACTCTCTCATAcgccgccatctttggcATCAAAGACGATCTAAAGCTCGTGGGAGACGACTATTCGTGGCTTTCCAGCAGCTTTTACTTTGGATGGCTGATCTGGGCCATCCCCTCCAACCTTCTTATGCAGCGCAGCCCGCCTGCATATTATCTTGCCTTTAACATCTTCATGTGGGGTGCCCTCCTCATGTGCCAGGCGGCAGTGAAGAACCTTGGGGGATTGCTTGCCCTTCGAGTCTTGTCCGGAGCATTTGAAGCGATTGCGGATCCGGCGTTTATGCTCATCACGTCGATGTATTATACCAGAGCGGAGCAACCATCACGCATTTCAGCCTGGTATGCGTTCAATGGAATTGGTGTTGCAGGAGGTGGCCTTATTG GATACGGTATTGGCCAAATCAAGAGTTCCTTGCCCTCATGGCGCTACGAATTCATTATTGTCGGTGCCTTTTGCGCCGCTTGGGGAatctgcctcttcatctgcctcCCCAACTCCCCTCGAACCATCTGGGGCTTCAGTCATGACGAAAAGCTCATCATGATTGCCCGCATGAGGCGCAACCAGACCGGTGTGGAGCAGAATAGGATCAACTGGAAGCAAATCAAGGAGGCGTACCTGGATTACAAGACCTGGCTCTTCACCCTGCTCGGCTTTGTGTCCAACATTCCAAACGGCGGTATTTCCAACTTTTCTACTCTTGTCATCAAGGGATTAAACTTCGACACGCTGCATACGGCTCTGCTGGGCATTCCGCAGGGCGTGCTGGTCGTGATTTGGATTGGGTTGGGTGCTTTGGCAAACAAGTTTATGCCAAACAACTGCCGTACCCTCGTCTGCGCTCTGTTCATGTTGCCTACAATTGCAGGTGCTCTCGGATTCCTGCTTGCTCCCAACGATGCATACGTTGGAAGACTGATTTGCTT TTACCTCACCGGTTCGTACCAAGCCTCATTTGTCATTtcgctctctctcatcaCATCCAACACTGGTGGCCAGTCCAAGAAGATGATTGTATCTGGCATGATCTGGTTTGGCGCTTGCATCGGCAACATCGCCGGCCCCTTCTTCTACAAGGCCAACCAGGCACCCTCATACCACCTGGGCATTGGCTCTCTCCTTGTTGCCAACTGCATCGAGCTCGcgctcttctttgtcttccgcTATTGCTTTATCTGGGAGAACAAGCGGAAAGAGAAGCTGCGagcagagatggaggagcgGGGAGAGCTCATCGCTGGCGAGTTGAACGCCACGGCGTTTGTGGACATGACGGACAAGGAGAATCCGAACTTTGTGTATGTTTATTAA
- a CDS encoding actin domain-containing protein, with the protein MSSGTGPTLAHRSVASIRSAPILQEPGAPHTPPRTISNTYGSPATIRADDDFLIIQIGSRFVRAGFAGDNQPKAVLTCGPKDQRRAGDFRDWQPAGDIDLQSGDKDYELWRYDLREVDLGLVYDKLDRLLRDAFGRCLLIDSRPRRAGLVLDSGVPIPILSTVLDLLFKGFQTPMISLMSSATMSVVAGGIRSGLVIDMGWAETVVTSVYEYREVKCTRSIRGGRYLSHQLYKLLHKILTDKEEEEEEGSRVISFAECEDIMCRLMWCRPPASKSPQAQKPAQRQSQQLDTVEEQDESEPEPEQSLQNSVASIPLRSINPPRTIEVPFDKIADVCDDTFFDLSIAHSAFDDEDFPVHLLIYRHLLQLPMDVRAVCMPRIIFTGGCSNILGIKGRIMEEVTSMVKRKGWANVSGKHVEESRNSQFSDRRASIARSVSSTATASDLGEEQESSRPSSIASQSDIADPIEAKVARHRPQISQMQGEFRTLHSLGPWAGASLVSQLKIPAMATVDRELWLQQGAYGASRPNEIDVKAQQRQSMGAGGFIRGSGGHHTNWTLGAWGNV; encoded by the exons CGCCAGCATCCGCTCAGCCCCGATTCTCCAAGAGCCTGGAGCGCCACATACGCCGCCGCGAACAATCTCCAACACATACGGCTCACCGGCCACGATTAGGGCAGACGACGACTTTCTGATTATCCAGATAGGCTCACGGTTTGTCCGGGCCGGGTTTGCGGGGGACAACCAGCCCAAGGCGGTGCTCACATGTGGACCGAAGGACCAGCGACGGGCAGGAGATTTCAGGGATTGGCAGCCGGCTGGGGATATCGACCTCCAGTCAGGGGATAAGGATTATGAGCTTTGGCGGTATGACCTGAGAGAGGTCGATCTTGGGCTTGTGTATGACAAGCTGGATCGTCTGCTTAGAGATGCATTTGGAAG GTGTTTGCTGATTGACtctcggccaagaagagcaggcCTCGTTCTTGATTCTGGGGTGCCCATCCCAATATTGTCCACTGTTCTGGATCTATTGTTCAAGGGTTTTCAAACGCCAATGATCTCTCTCATGTCTTCGGCTACTATGTCTGTAGTGGCGGGTGGAATCCGCTCAGGGCTGGTCATCGACATGGGTTGGGCTGAAACGGTAGTCACCAGTGTCTATGAGTACCGTGAGGTCAAATGCACGCGTAGTATAAGAGGAGGGAGATATCTCAGTCACCAACTGTACAAGCTTCTTCACAAAATCCTGACTgacaaagaggaggaggaagaagagggatcACGAGTCATCAGCTTTGCCGAGTGCGAGGACATCATGTGCCGCCTGATGTGGTGTCGACCGCCAGCATCCAAGTCACCTCAGGCACAGAAGCCGGCTCAAAGACAGTCACAGCAGTTGGACACAGTGGAGGAGCAAGACGAGTCCGAACCTGAGCCCGAGCAGTCTCTGCAAAACAGTGTGGCAAGCATCCCGCTGAGGTCTATTAATCCACCCAGGACGATTGAAGTGCCGTTTGATAAGATTGCTGATGTGTGTGACGATACATTCTTTGATCTGTCAATTGCACATAGCGcatttgatgatgaggatttCCCGGTCCATCTACTCATTTATCGTCATTTGCTACAGCTACCAATGGATGTGAGGGCTGTCTGCATGCCTCGCATAATCTTCACGGGTGGCTGCTCCAACATTCTAGGCATCAAGGGGCGCATTATGGAAGAAGTCACAAGCATGGTGAAGCGAAAAGGGTGGGCCAACGTCTCTGGAAAGCACGTGGAGGAGTCACGAAACAGCCAATTTTCTGATCGAAGAGCGAGCATCGCTAGATCAGTCAGCTCAACAGCGACTGCATCTGACCTCGGAGAAGAACAGGAATCTTCACGGCCAAGCTCGATAGCTTCACAGTCGGATATCGCGGATCCCATCGAGGCAAAGGTGGCACGCCATCGGCCGCAGATTTCGCAAATGCAAGGAGAATTCCGCACTCTTCATTCTCTTGGGCCGTGGGCTGGAGCAAGCTTAGTTTCCCAGCTCAAAATCCCCGCCATGGCGACGGTAGACCGCGAGCTGTGGCTGCAGCAGGGGGCTTATGGCGCGTCGCGTCCGAACGAAATCGACGTCAAGGCACAGCAACGGCAGAGTATGGGCGCAGGAGGCTTTATTCGTGGCAGCGGAGGCCACCATACCAACTGGACGCTGGGAGCCTGGGGCAACGTGTGA